CGGACGAGACCTGGTTCTACCCCGGGCACGGCGACGACTCGACGGTGGGCGCGGAGCGGCCGCACCTCGACGAGTGGCGCGCCCGCGGCTGGTGAGCGGACCGCCACCACGCCTTGTGACCAACCGCCTCCGCAATGTGGCAAATGAGACAT
The genomic region above belongs to Actinomycetes bacterium and contains:
- a CDS encoding MBL fold metallo-hydrolase, with protein sequence DETWFYPGHGDDSTVGAERPHLDEWRARGW